A region of the Pseudoprevotella muciniphila genome:
GCCTCTTGAGGGGTTAAGAGCGGAACCCATACGGATTTCGTAGGTACCATCAATAGGTACCGGCGGGAGGCGTAATATGAAGTCGTACAGTCCGGAGAACAGGTATTCGTCGCCTTGGTAGTCGTGCCAGTAGCCGTAGCCATTCCATCCGCATACCAAATAATAGATCTCAGTTCCGTCTGTTTCGTTAGAGATGTCTTCGAAATAACCATGCTGGAAGGCTTGGTATTTAATGGCGCGGAAGTTGTTTGAGATGAGTTCCGGAGTTATAGTAGTAAGGTCGAACCTTATTCTTTCGCTACCGAGTGCGCGACGTGTTTCTATATCATAGAGCAGAATGCCGTCGATGGGGTAGTAGTAGCCGTTAGAAGCATTGTTGTCATTTGCTCCGTTGTTGGCATTTATCTTGATGTTGATGCCCGAACCTGTTGTGTATGGGCGTGTGGAGATTTCTTTATATGTTCCCTTGATACCATTATCGTATTTTGAAATGCGATTGAGGTAGATTTCATGTTCACCAGTAGGAACCTGAAGGACCTTTATCAAGCCTCTTCTGCCGTCTGAACCCATGTTGATTGTATAGAAGTAATCCCAGATGTCAACGGTGTAGTTTACTTCTTGCGGCTCAAGTATGTTTGAACCAAAGCGGTAGTTGTGTTCGCAGCAATGGTGTACAAACCTGTTGTATGCCATCTTTCCTTTTATGAAGTGGTAAGCAACGAAGCGATAGAAGGCGCTGTTGGGGTTCTTTGGGTCGTCGCTTGTGGCATCTGGATAGGCAGCCTGCACCTTAGCCTTGATTTGTGGTTCGATGGCTTCCCAGTTGGTAATGTCACCAAAATCGTTAGTCTGTGGCATCGTGATGCCCCATTCTTTTTGGAATACACTGTCGGTCTCTACGAAAGCGGTGAAGCCCAGATACCGGTGGCGAGGGATGTCCCAGTTTTGGTTGGAACCTTGGTATGCCACACTTGACCAATAGCGAGTTTCAGGCAAATTCTCATCGTTCTCATAGTCCATATCCTTCTCTATGGCAAGACTATCTTGAAGACCTGTTATTTCAAGCAACTTACCGAAAATCTTGAGGTTGTCTGCACTCTTAATGAGTTCTGCCACATTGTTTCCGGAAGGTGCGATTACAGTTGAAACGAGGTGGAGGTAGCCATTGGTCGCTTCATAGTCTGCCGTTTGAACAGGTGAAGTGCCATTGATGATATACACGTCATTTTCGTTAACAACACATGACAATAGACGGTCGTTGAGGTTAGTATTGAGGAATGACCCATTTACAGGGAATTCTGCCGATTCGTAGGCGTTTGCTCTTCCGCAGTCGATGATACAACTATATGCGATGAGTTGCTTCTGTTCGTATGTCAACTGACTGACGTCCTTGCTGCCCGTAATCTTTTCGCAATATGCTTCCACAGCTTCATTCGTTGGTGCGAATACGGTGTAGTTTCCTCGTGCTGAGAGTACGCTTGAGAGCGACGATGCGCGGTCGGAGGAGCTCAGACGCACCTCTTCCAGGATTGCTTTGATATACGACAGACTGTCGTTTCCGGTTATTAGTTCTGTCAGTGTGGGCTTGTCTTTAATGGCATAGTTAGAATCATCAATTTCCTCGGAGCATCCTGCAAAAAAAGATACAATACCAACGAGGAACAGCATCTGTATGCCTCTAATCAGATTAAGTCGGTTAAGCTTCATAGGTTGCAATATCTTTAAAAAACATTGTTAAATATCTAATAGTCTGTTTGCATCTGACTGCTGAGTATAAAACTCATTCTTCCAATTGCAAAGTTCGGCTTGCAAAATAACGAATAAATTTTCTATCGTCCAATCTTTTTTGCAAAAAAGTTACTCTCTCTTTATTTTAGTTTTCTGCCTTGTCTTTGTTGTTCAAATTCAGAAAGTAGAGTAAACAAAAAAAGATTTTGGTTCATTTTTTTTTCGTTTTATGGTGTTGATACAAAAATTTTGCTTAAATTCGCCATTGAAAACAATGATAAATGACTTTGCGTTTAGCAGAGTCAGTGCAAAACATTTTAACCTGTTCGCAAGAACACAAAATGAGTGTATTATGGAAATCAAGATTAAATCTATCCATTTCGATGCAACTGAGCAGTTGCATGCTTTCATCGA
Encoded here:
- a CDS encoding fasciclin domain-containing protein — encoded protein: MKLNRLNLIRGIQMLFLVGIVSFFAGCSEEIDDSNYAIKDKPTLTELITGNDSLSYIKAILEEVRLSSSDRASSLSSVLSARGNYTVFAPTNEAVEAYCEKITGSKDVSQLTYEQKQLIAYSCIIDCGRANAYESAEFPVNGSFLNTNLNDRLLSCVVNENDVYIINGTSPVQTADYEATNGYLHLVSTVIAPSGNNVAELIKSADNLKIFGKLLEITGLQDSLAIEKDMDYENDENLPETRYWSSVAYQGSNQNWDIPRHRYLGFTAFVETDSVFQKEWGITMPQTNDFGDITNWEAIEPQIKAKVQAAYPDATSDDPKNPNSAFYRFVAYHFIKGKMAYNRFVHHCCEHNYRFGSNILEPQEVNYTVDIWDYFYTINMGSDGRRGLIKVLQVPTGEHEIYLNRISKYDNGIKGTYKEISTRPYTTGSGINIKINANNGANDNNASNGYYYPIDGILLYDIETRRALGSERIRFDLTTITPELISNNFRAIKYQAFQHGYFEDISNETDGTEIYYLVCGWNGYGYWHDYQGDEYLFSGLYDFILRLPPVPIDGTYEIRMGSALNPSRGMCTIYFGESPDNTLPVGLPFDLRQGTNYNKDTGTFENYEVPYIKDEDLNFDEDLIIENDKELRTHGYMKAPAYFWDTMFQSSARDQGYGSLPALRRIITVADMKANKTYYLRFKSSLKKLDSQFFLDYFELVPANVFNGTEPEDIW